The sequence below is a genomic window from Cygnus olor isolate bCygOlo1 chromosome 7, bCygOlo1.pri.v2, whole genome shotgun sequence.
GCCCCGAATGTGACCCTGCTGCACCTGCTTTGAAAACCTCTGAGGAGGATCCCAGAAACCCaagcctgcagcccagccctcctACAGCAACGCAAGGAGTCACAGAAATGAATTTGAGTGAGTTAGGGGCGTTGGGGCAGAGTGAGCAGCTGGGTGACATGAGGGAACCACATGTCAGCACGTTTCCCCAGGGCAAAGAAGCAGGGGATTATTTTACTGCTCAGGAGGccgagcaggagctgggagttTTGGAAGTAGGTCAGCCGCAGGCTGTAATGCAGCAAGGTAGACAGAACCCAGATGGTGGAGAGGGTCTGCTAATGAAAAAGGAAACCTTAATCCCAAATTATCCAGCAACAGGAGGCTCAGATGGTGAAAAATTTGGAGCGATTGCAAACACTCAGGGTTTCGTTGTGAGGCCTGAGATCAGTGAGGTCTGTAGTACACAGAAGGGGGCTGTAACAACAGCTAGAAGGAACGAGGTAAACCCAGCTCTGTCTGGGAGCCAAGGAGAGCAATCCGAAGCCTGTACTTCAGCGTCAGAGTTACCCCTTAATGCTCCAAGTCTCTTCCCGGTACCAAAGCCAGAAGAACCTTTGAGGGAATACGTGCCTGGAAATGACTATCAAGATCCGATGAAAAGCGAGGCAATGAAAATagcctctgaaaaaaatgaacccAGTTTTGAAAGAGAGCTTCAAAAGGAGGATGAGCTTAGTGCTGAGCGCTTCAGCGCGCCTTTATCATTTAAGcaagaggaagaacaaaaatcagCTGTCACAACTGAAAGCCAAAAAGATGAAGCCAGTAGCAATGAAATCATAAAAGCTGATGATGTGTCTAGAGAAAGCACCACgctttctgaagcagaaatcATTACCAGTCCCACCAAGGAAATTTCCCCGGTAGATAAAAGATTATTACTGGGAGAATATGCATTAAGTACTTCTCTGAGCAGAGCCGCGGAGCTGAATCAAAAGGGAGCTGATGTGAGTGTATCgggagggaaaaacagaatgagaGCAGAGGAGGCACACGTGGCAGAAACCAGTGCATTACCTGAAGGGCCAAGTGGGGCAGAAAGACAACTCTTGAGCTCTCTTAGTAGCCACGAGCAGGATGCAGAAGAGACCCCCTTGAGCCACAATCCCAGAGAATCCAGTCTTTGTGAAAAGACTTCAGCAGGTGGCCCAAAGGAAGAAGCTGTGGGAAAGCCCCTGAATTTAGGCGGTGACTTTAAGTCATCTGAAGACCACTCAGACCCTCTGGGCTGTAACCCTGAACAACGACTGAGCGAGGGGAAAGCAGCTGCCACGGATGACCCGGAGAACAAGGGCAGCTTTGCGCTGGCGGCCTCGCCGCAGCGTCCGAGGGCAGGATGCCCGCCGAGCGTTGATTGCTTTCACTCTGAGACAGAAGGCAAAACTTTGGGCCAGCCAGGCTCTAATGGGGCTGAAGAGGTTTGTTTAGCTGGGGCACACAGTTCGCCGCTCCTCCGCCCTGAGAACAATAATGTTCTGCAGAGTAAGCAGGATGAGTCCTCGGAAGAGGCTTTTCCTAGAGAAGCCGCGTTAGAAACTGGGTACAAAACGGAGAGTCGAGGCAAGCCCGGGAGCTATAGCGAGTCAGAAGAAGGCACAAAAACGTCCAGATCAGTGCTTGAACGTCAGGACTTAAATGAATTGGCAGGGGCTGTGGGTTGCATTGCTGCTCAAACTGAGGGGGCCTCACAAATTTTGGAAACCGGAGAGCAGAGCGGGCACCTCAGCGACGTGCCTCGCAGCGATGCCGCCTGCAGCACTGCCGGGGACGGCAAAGAGCACGAGGCTGCTGTTCAGCGGGAGAAGCACCACGCTGCGGTGCGAAGTTTTGTGGAGGACAAAGGTTTGGCACTGAAAACTGAGCACGAGGCTGATATGCTGATGCAAGCTCAGCAGGAGCAAGGGGCTGCAGAAGGTCATGGAAACGTGCAGATGGCTTGTGCAGGAGTCGGTAGGGCAGAGCTCGTCCCTCGGCCACCTCAGGAGGAAGGAGTGGGTGACGGCACCAGTGGGGACAAGTGCAGCTCTTTGGTGACCCTGGAGTGCAGTGTTGGAGAACTGCAGGAAAACGCAGATGTTCCAGCTGCTCTTCCCCACGTGGAGCAGATGGAGAAGTCGGTGAGTGCTGGTGACAGAGACCGGGCTTCGAATGCAGGACACAAACAGCAGACACACCAAAGCAGTCCGACAGGTGTCGCAAGAGCAGATGATCAGGAACACACAGGAAGACCTCTAAAACCTGAGCTGGAACTAAAGCATCACAGCGACATACCAGAAATGCCTCGAAACGTTTCCGACATCCTTAATAAAGAATCTGCTGTGCTAGGTCCAGCACCAGCCCAGCATGaccctggcacagcagcagaagaggacGAGGCTGGAAGTAGTGCCGGGGTGCCAGAGGATGCGTGCAGCTGTGAACACctgcaaaacatttctggtGTGACCGTGCTTAATTTGCAAGAGTGCAAcgagcaaaacaaaaccaatctcgaggcagaagaaaactgcTGCGGTAAGCAAAACTCAAACAAGCTCAAGCAGGGCAATAATTCTTTGATCTCAGCTAGTCAGCATGAAGAAGCATGTCAGAGCGATACGTTTTCTAAAGTATCTGACAAGAAGGAGCAGCCAGTCAGCATATGCAGGATAAAAGACAGCACTGGTGAAAGCCATGCTTCTGCTGTAAATGCTCTCCCAGGGACGCAGAATTCAGCAAGTGCCACTAACATAGCACAGACTTTGCCAAGTGCTCCTGAAATAGCACATGCTTCTGataattttgagaaaaatgaacCTCGAATATCTAGCCCAGAAACTCAAGAGAAGCTGTCATTAGTGGCGAAAAGCTCAGGAGAGACCGAGGGTCTGGCTGCCGATGGGGGACCCATACAGACAGACGGAAATGTGCAGCTAAGTTGTGAGGACAGTGCTGCTGTTGACGAAACAAGCAATGTGAAAAGCGATAAAAGTCCAGGGGCAAAAGGATGTCGTTCGCTGTTACAGGCTCACGGGGAAGCAGTTCCCACTGATAAGCCTTATAAACCCGGCTTCATTCAAAAGACACCAGAGGAGCCTGGGTTTTGTCAAGCAAATTTGACAGCCCCCCTTCCGCTGACCTCTGCAGTCAATCATCCTGGCCAGCAGGCTGGAAGCGATGCAAACAACGGCACTGGGGGGGAATTACTAAATAATGAGCTGGGTGCTGTGGCATGCCAGAACGCCTTAGAAAGCAACTCCAATTTGCAGATGGCTCCAGGTTCTCAGGTGTCTGTGCATTTAGGTCCTCCACCTGGGGTAAACGCAGGTGAAAGAGCCAACTCAgaacacagctctgcagggggCAGGCACGTCGGCGACAAAGATGTTCCAAACCAAAGTTTTCGGGGAGAAGGAGACCGAAGTTTAACCCTGCCAGAGGCTTTAAACGTGGGGCAGAGTTCTGGAAACTTATCACAGTTTAATTCggagaagctgaagaaagagCTATGTGCAATTAaatccaaagaaacaaaaggtgATGTAAGCTTCAAAGCCCAGCAGAGTGACAGTTCAGCCGAGGCTCTGATagctctccctgctccagaAGGGAAGCTGCTGAGCCTTTCATCTGTTGGTAAACAAGGCGGCTGTAATGAGGAAATCGCAACCGGTATCTGCGTAGATGACAAGTACGGTATGATCTTAGAGAAACCTGGGAATttagaaaaaatggaagaggtATTAAAGGAGAATAACAGCACAACCAGGGCAGAGATCAGTATTTCCAGGCAGTCTGCGGAGAAGGAGCATGAGGTTCTGACTCCCAGCTCTCTGGGCATCGGCTCCAGCCTCCCGGACTTCAGGGAGCACATCAGCcagatatttaagaaaacagtcCACAGCACGCTGAGCGCTGAATTACCCCAGCTTGCACCCGAAAACCATGCAGGCTTCAAGCAGAGCACAGTGGCCGAGGGTAGGGCGCAGCTGTGCAGCGCTGAGAACTTGTCAGGATCGGTCGAGGGGGGCAAAGCAGCTCCTGAGGGCACGTCGGAAGCAGAGGGGCCAGAGCTGCCTTTAGCTGCTGAGGCTTCCTGCACTGCTCCCGCACCTCTGCAACAAGAAAATGCAGTGCCACCAGCGAGTCTCCGGGACGCTGAGAAAAGCAGGCAGCCTGCTGGCTGCTTAGAAATGGTCCCGAGGTCGGAGGGCTCTGCACCTGCTGAGCGCTCTCTGGAAAACCTGCAGAAGCCAACCGGAAACACTGAGCACCCCGAGAGCAGCGAGATGGAAAGAAAGGCAGGCGTGTGTGCTAGGGGTGTTGATCCTGAATCGCTAATGAGCttggagagaaagaagcaagGACCGGCTTCATCTGCCGGGGCAGCAGCTGAGAACTTCCCTGCGTATTCTGACAGGGAGCCAGATCCCAGCGGAGCTGGGATCTCTACAGGCGGCGTGCGGGAGAGTGACTTAGGTGATGCTGCTACcacagaggaaaataacttAATTACAGAGGGTACTGCAGAGCCGGTTTCATCTGAAGAGGATGTAAGTTGTCAGCCCGAACACTGCCAGGATCCTGAGCCaaatgaagaggggaaaaatgagtACAGTGGTCCAGACACTGCCAAGAGCATCTCTGATGTGGCAGCTTCAGCGCTTGTTCCGAGAGGATCTTACAGTTGTGAAAAGCTGCCAGAAAACTTTAATGTGTTACCTGGGGAAAATCAGGAGACACGCGTTCCTGGCAATCTTATGCATGACATTAGGTCTCAGAATGACACAGAGATGATACAGGATGAGCCAGGAAATAGGAAGTGCCTGGAAACATCAGAAAGTACACAAGATccacagcaagaaaagaaagggacCACGCATGGGTTAATGGATTACTTAAAAAATGAAGCCAGCCAGAATGGTTGCTTGCAAACTGACTGTCAGCTAGAATCTGGCAATATGACTGAGGgcaatataaaagaaaacagtggcaCAGTGTTAAGCACAGTAAAGGCAGGTAACGAAAAAACTGGAGACATCCCTGAAACAGGTACTGCGAGGATGTTAGTCACCGGCGAGGGTGGCTTAGCTTTAAACACAAGGACTGAAGAGCTGCAGACAGAGCTGTGCAAAAATCCCTCTGCACCTACTGCCGGGATGGAACAGGCCGAGTGTTCTGAGTGTGCAGACCTCCCTGGTGCTGCAAATCAGCCGGGCGAGATGAATTCAGAACATGAAGGCTCACCTCAGGATGCCACAAGAAAGCTATCCCCGCTTGCATTTATGGAGCCTACGACACTTGACCTCAGCAAACTTCCAGACGTGGCTGTGGCAGGACTGCCTACTGAAAGGTATTTACTTTAAATTGCTATGTGAAACGGTTGTCAGGACCCTTGGGCTCGACGGGGATACAATTTTCAAGGCGGCTACGCATTGTCTGGGAGGGCAGGGCAGTTACTCTGCTCTCCAATTTCTTTTTAGTTCCTCTTGTGTTTAAATGGGGATTAAGTGGAAGAAATTTGAAGTAATATCAAGGGTCTGGGTGTAAGAGCAGAGGTGTCCTAAAACCCAAGGAGTGTAATCCTTAACTGTCCCACTTGCTGTTCCAGTTTCCTACACTTGTCTGTGCAGATTTGTTTATGCTTCCCAGCATTCACATCTCGTAGCCTAAAGTTAGGCAACCAAATAGCACTTCCTAGCCTGAAGTTAGTAGGCTTTTGCCTAAGCGTTGGTGACCCAGTTACATCAGACCTGCAGCATTCACATGGCGGgctgcagcatttaaaaacaagcttCCAGCATAACCCAATTACTCACAGTTAGTTGTCTGGGCCTCCCTCTTATCCTCCCGCATGTTATAATGGCACTGACAGTGCCTTTGATCACTGTATTATTCAGTGTTTCTAATGACATGAAGTTGTTTCAGATGTGAATTTGTAGCTGGGACTCGTGGAGTCTAGgaattgttgcttttttattattatttttcaaaacctaGCAGAAACGAGAGAGGCTTTTTTTGTGGGAGCTTCTACTTTGCTGCCTGAGTTCCCAGTTCGATGTGCGGTTAACTCAAACGAATTATGAGTTAGGATCAGTGCTTTGCTGTTATCCTGTCACATCACTGCTTTCTTTGTAACCCCGTAAAGTTTCCTGGGCGCTgtccccctctccttccccagccaggGACAGTGAAAAGCTGAGCTGCTTCAGCAGGAATGCTGAATGAATTCAGATGGAGCCTTCCTCGGTATTACCAAAAACTGCAGTGACATTAACTGAGTAAGGAGGGAAAATGTTCCGGTGCCACATTCCTTCGAAATCAAAATGATAAAACCATATTTAAGGTGAAAATATCTGAAGCGCTTGCattactgtgaaaataaatgtaggGGGGTTCCTCCTGTTGACTGGGAGCCGGGGACGCAGGCCGCACAGGATCTCCTCTCACCACCAAAATGGAGGGCTACAAGTGCTGGAGTCTGACCTGTATGACTTTCTCTTTAAGGCTCTGCCCGTGAAATGACAATGAAATTAGAGCCCGGTGTTTGTCTCCAGttcccttcctctctttgtGTCTCCCTTTACGGGCGGCTTCGCGGTCCCGTAGCCTTGCCATGACCAcggtggcggcggcgcggccTGGTTTGGAGGCCTCCGGGGACCCAGGGGCTGCCCACGCTGTGTCTGCGCATGTGTGTGCCAGCAGGGCGGGTGTCACGCTTTAAATAAATACCTGTGGcgagcagggcagggctctCAGAACAGCTGCTGGCAATCCTTGGAGTGGTTGCTTAATACTTGCATATGCTTCAGGAATTCACGCTCACCTGTTTTGGCAGCGGGCGGGTTTGTACCAACAGGCAGCTGCGACTGCGGGGCCGCGGCTCCCAGCAGTGCCGCGCACGCACCAAGCGAGCAGGCACGGGCAGGAGGTAGGGAGGGGTCTCTGCTTTCGGCCAGGCTCGTTTCTTAGAGGGACACGCATTTGTCGTGTGggtgagaagcagaagagatgaGCTGGGCCGTCTGGTCTCTCTTTAGAGGGTTTGACACGCTGGCCGGTCCGCTCTTCCTCTGAGCTCAAAGCTGGGTTTGTGTAGTTGAACttcaggctgtgctgggcattGTGTGTGCTCTGGTCACAGCTGTCTGTTTGTCTCAGAGTGGCCTCCACGTGCTTATTGCCCTCTGATTGTTCCAGAGGGTAAACTGTGGTAGCGGTGCATAAAACGGCGTGCTTTTCTAGGAGCTCGGTGTGGGAATTTGGGCCTGATGGACAAAGTCCAGAGAGAAAGACTCCTTACACTCCCCTCTAAATCAccacaaaacagaagtaaaaagtaTATTGTAtttaggagaaagaaatgctaTGCTCTGAATTACTTCAGTACTGCTTTTTTCCATCTCCACTGCTTCTGTGTAGCTCCACCTCTTACGAGATCCCTTATGTTGAAACTCCACTGATCTACGGTTGAAGGGGCAAAGTTGTGGTCAGAACATCCAGTCCTTGCTaggatttctttctgcagaggaTGTGGAGGAATTActtctcctcccagctgtgGCACTGGGCAGGAAGGTGCCCTTGTGATGAGCAGGAcatccaggagcagcaggatgcTATGTGATCCCTTCCCCACTGCCTGAAGGAGTGGGACAGTGGTCAACAAATAAGAAGAGCTTTTGTGACTTGAGGCAATAGTACGGCACCAGTAACTTCCCttcaaattttcagtgaaaaaggaaagttaGTTTTGGAAAGGAGGCCGTGGCATAAGCAGTAGCCCCACTTTCCTCTAGAAGCACGCTTACTGTTGGGCATCTGGCTGCTTCAATTCCTTGTCCCTGAGTTTTACTCAGAAAAGAAGCACAGGacttgagggtttttttttttccttttattattattattattttttttttttggtaatgtcTCCATACTTCTTCATCCCTttacaaggaaggaaaggaggctTGTGTATGTCCATTTTGTGTGTGTCCAGGGAGTCCTTCTCATAGAATCATgggatggtttgggttagaaggtACCTTAAAGttcatctaactccaacccccctgccataaaTTATACCTTATGCCACTGAAATGCTTCAGTGTGCATCATGGGCCATGGCAGACGTTGAGCAGAGCATGGATCAAAATAGCAAATGATATCAAAATTTTGGGGTGTTTAGAGATGGTGTGGAGTTTCCCGATAACTTTCTGTAATTCTACTGGCTGGTACACGCGAAGTGCGATCGTCTCTTGGAAAAGGTGCCAAGGGAGCTTTTCGAGGCAGAGACTTTGTCATTCCTGGCGTGCGTCTGCGAGGTGCGGAGAACAGAGGGCAGCACTGGCTGACCCGGTGGTGTGGCGAAGCTCGGCTCCTTTACAACCACCGGGTGCTCTGGGGCTCTGGAGACGCCTGTGGACCTGCCTTGGGGCTGGGAGTGCAGCCTCGGCCATAAAGCACCCACCTTAAAGGGCAAGGGAGCCGAGGCACCATGGCACATCGGGGCCTTCCCCAGCTGTAGCACTGTACCGTGGGCCCTCTCCTACTGCTGCCGATGGTTTTTGGAAAATCGAGAGTTCTGCTGCATTGACTGACATCACCGACAAATCTAAACAGTGTTCTCATATGGAAAGTGCATTGCAGCAACTGGCATCCGCAAAGCTACTGGAAAAACGCCGTGTCCTACACGGAGGTCAGGCACGATCTCTAAAGTTGGTCCAGACATACTTTGGGATCGTCTTTGTGCTTTGTTCTTGCCATCAAAAATTGGCAAGTTCAACTGAACGAAAGGAATGTTCACTCCTTCGTAAATACTGACTTGGGCTATTTTGTCTGCATAACAAATAcagtgttaaatattttaacagtctTGCTGGATGAGGTATGAGGAATGTAGAGCTGCTTTTCAGATCAGTCAAGTGGGTTTTGAGCACTAACACTTTGGGCCATTAGCATCCAAAAACAAGATTTTtggatttaaaaggaaatttatcAAAACAGTGGCTATGCatcgttctttctttcttttttctttctttttctttttttttttttttttttaattcaaaattagcTTACCTGTGCAGCCTGTCAggatcagaaaagaaaggtgaaaaatagCTGCAGGTGATTTACACGTGAATAACATGCACAAAGTTAAAcagtctgtctctctctcctcacCTTCTTCCTGACATCTTTGCATCtaaattctctctctgtatttttccccatcttaCTGTCACTGTTATCCCCGGAAGGGGTAACTGTTAGCACCATTATGCTTTTTGAGATGCAAggagctcagcctgcagcccctggctggcTGGTGAGTCCTGTGCGAATTCTGTCTGTGTGAAGACTGCAGGGTCGAGCCTGTGATACGTAATTTTGGGACTTTTCTATTAgtggaagaataaaattaagatGACTTCACTCTTACCCAACTGACATCCCATATATCTTTCTAAGAAATCAAAGGGAGTTCTGCCATCTACTTTAGCAGATGCCATTGACCTAATTGAGTGGTGCTTTAGGCAGTGGCTAAATCAGTGtaaagtatttataaaatgcTGATCTGACAGAATGCCCTGTTGTACTGAAAGCACATGCCAGTGGAAAACAAGGTATGAGACACATTGCTGTGTGttatggttttttttattattttttttttttattttatctcttcCTCTGCTAAAGTACAGGAGTAAATCATCCCTGGTCTTGCTAAATTGCAGGTACATCTTTGTACTGAAAACATTGTTTAACACTCTTGAGAACCTTGGTCACACATTCGTTAGGTATGTATTGACACAGGTGATAGatgagctgctgtttttcaaacatcCTTCAGTGCTCCACAAGAAATTACGTTTATTCAATCAGATACAGGGATTTGCTAAAGAAATCTGGCAAGGATGCTGTGAGATTTTGTCCAATGTCTGGACAGGCAGTTTAGTATCCATTCTTTTCTCATTAagttaaaaattactttctgattactttttttttttttttctgattggcTTTCAACTTTGCTTCTTCCAAGTAAGCCACTTGTCTTCCCCAAATCGTTTTTGCGTCTCCTACGTATCCCcctgttttctgtattccagCTCTTATCTTCTggcttcctgcagagctggatGCCATGCAGCGAGCCCCACCGTCCCTGTTTCTAATAGAATATGCAAAGTAGGATTAGTCCCGGCTTTGAACCCTGCGGAGGGCAGCTCTGAGAATAGCAATTACAGACACAGGCATATTCTCCATGACTTGGATGTGGCTTCCTTCCAGTTTTTCTGCATCTTGGCATGCTTGCATTGCACTAGTGCTTCTTAACAGACTTCTCTGGAGCCTTGTCTGAAGAGCCAGAACTCCGAGTACTTCTCTTATCCTTTGCTTTCcgtttttccttcttttttcccccaacttgAGCAAAGACCACACTCTCTGCCCTTTTTGAGAGCTCCTGTAggtaaaatgctttttgaacaAGAAAGGGTCAAGTGTGTAAAGTGCTGAGAGTTAGATTCTGAAAATGAACGAGGCGAGCAGCCTTGTGCAGTCTTTGTTTCCAAATCTAAATGGCCACAGGTAGCAGTTGTCTGTTGCTGTCACGATCTAGCAAAGATATTAAAGTTGGCTTTAGGCGGTGTGCGCGTTAGGGGCTAATACTCAGCATGCCTGTAGATAGACTCAGTAGGTAACCCAGCAGGTAAAAATGCAAGTGTTGGTGAGCGGGGTGCCCGCTGCTGTCTGTTGCCTTGGATTGCCTGTGGTCACTGCAAGCTCAAATGCAGGTTTCAGTTCATGAGACCTTCTTATGTtgatgtcacagaatcacagaatggtttgggttggcagggaccttaaagcccacccagttccaaccccctgccatggcagggtcacctcccaccagcccaggttgctcagggccccatccaacctggccttgagcacctccagggacggggcagccacagcttctccgggcaacctgtgccagtccattcttctgagtgaagaatttcctcctaacctctaatctaaatctcccctcttttagtttaaaaccattccctcttgtcctgtcattgtctgcccgagcaaaaagttgctctccatcttttttgtaagcCCCTTTAAGTACcgaaaggccacaatgaggactccttggagccttctcctctccagcctGAACATCCTCCATaggagaggggctccagccctctggCCACCCTCATGGCCTCCTCTGGGCCACAGcaggtccatgtccttgtgctgggggccccaggcctggaagcagcactgcaggtgcGGAGTGTCCCTAGAGGCTGTCTTATCAATATTCGTCTAAGTATGTGGGAGCTCAAGTGTGTCACTAATAGCAGGAGGGACTTATCTAGGTTTTGTTATGCCTTAGCATTTGGGTACTCCGTAAGAAAACGTCATGCTTTCTGGATCTGTTTGCACTCTGTTCATCTACATGGATCTCGACCAGTATCTTGCAGGTTAATTCTTGTGGTGGAGTCCCTTTAGCCTTTAAGAAGCTCTCCTTCTCAAACTGTAGTAAATGGAGAGATTTTAATTGTTCCAATCAAAGGCTTAATTGTTCCGGACTCTCAGGTCCGCCTGAAACGCTGAGTGGCATCATCTGGTGCTGTGGTCACGGTCTGACCCCGTTGCGTTGTGTGAATCTCGCTCTCGCTGCTGAAAGGCgcctgggctctgctgcctggtAAGCTTTTTCTGGGGAGCTCTTCTGGGTTCGCCCAGGCCTAACCCATCCTCTTCCCTGGTCGTGGAGGGGTATCAGCAGAGTTTGGCTCCGACAGATCAGCCGGAGAGAAAGCTGCCTTGTGGTCCTGTGATCCTTTTTCACCCAGCCCCTCCCACACATGCTGTACTGCCCTCAGTCGCTTAAGTAAGGGGGATGTCTGGTTGTGTCAGcttataaaaagcaaattagGAGAACAGGCTGTATGTGGACAAGCAGGATTTAAGCGATCTGCTGGCCTGAACTAGCTGGTATTCTCCAGCCTCAAACCTGGCCTCTTGGCCTCTCTGTGTAAATGATGCCCTGAAAAACTCCGAGCGCTTGCTTCGCCAGACCGAGACTCATCAgacttctattttcttctttcagcccGTTGTTTTTTCATAGCTCCTTTGGCTAATGAAACACGAGCAGTGTAATCAAtaccgctttttttttttttttttttaaaggcactcAAGAGCTTATGTAAAATCTTTGGAATTTGTTAGCATGATAACATT
It includes:
- the TACC2 gene encoding transforming acidic coiled-coil-containing protein 2 isoform X4, translated to MPLAGSSEEEVAADLASSNDKLPTSNCNEAVPPPGPVSDKEEGIARGVSEDRGPECDPAAPALKTSEEDPRNPSLQPSPPTATQGVTEMNLSELGALGQSEQLGDMREPHVSTFPQGKEAGDYFTAQEAEQELGVLEVGQPQAVMQQGRQNPDGGEGLLMKKETLIPNYPATGGSDGEKFGAIANTQGFVVRPEISEVCSTQKGAVTTARRNEVNPALSGSQGEQSEACTSASELPLNAPSLFPVPKPEEPLREYVPGNDYQDPMKSEAMKIASEKNEPSFERELQKEDELSAERFSAPLSFKQEEEQKSAVTTESQKDEASSNEIIKADDVSRESTTLSEAEIITSPTKEISPVDKRLLLGEYALSTSLSRAAELNQKGADVSVSGGKNRMRAEEAHVAETSALPEGPSGAERQLLSSLSSHEQDAEETPLSHNPRESSLCEKTSAGGPKEEAVGKPLNLGGDFKSSEDHSDPLGCNPEQRLSEGKAAATDDPENKGSFALAASPQRPRAGCPPSVDCFHSETEGKTLGQPGSNGAEEVCLAGAHSSPLLRPENNNVLQSKQDESSEEAFPREAALETGYKTESRGKPGSYSESEEGTKTSRSVLERQDLNELAGAVGCIAAQTEGASQILETGEQSGHLSDVPRSDAACSTAGDGKEHEAAVQREKHHAAVRSFVEDKGLALKTEHEADMLMQAQQEQGAAEGHGNVQMACAGVGRAELVPRPPQEEGVGDGTSGDKCSSLVTLECSVGELQENADVPAALPHVEQMEKSVSAGDRDRASNAGHKQQTHQSSPTGVARADDQEHTGRPLKPELELKHHSDIPEMPRNVSDILNKESAVLGPAPAQHDPGTAAEEDEAGSSAGVPEDACSCEHLQNISGVTVLNLQECNEQNKTNLEAEENCCGKQNSNKLKQGNNSLISASQHEEACQSDTFSKVSDKKEQPVSICRIKDSTGESHASAVNALPGTQNSASATNIAQTLPSAPEIAHASDNFEKNEPRISSPETQEKLSLVAKSSGETEGLAADGGPIQTDGNVQLSCEDSAAVDETSNVKSDKSPGAKGCRSLLQAHGEAVPTDKPYKPGFIQKTPEEPGFCQANLTAPLPLTSAVNHPGQQAGSDANNGTGGELLNNELGAVACQNALESNSNLQMAPGSQVSVHLGPPPGVNAGERANSEHSSAGGRHVGDKDVPNQSFRGEGDRSLTLPEALNVGQSSGNLSQFNSEKLKKELCAIKSKETKGDVSFKAQQSDSSAEALIALPAPEGKLLSLSSVGKQGGCNEEIATGICVDDKYGMILEKPGNLEKMEEVLKENNSTTRAEISISRQSAEKEHEVLTPSSLGIGSSLPDFREHISQIFKKTVHSTLSAELPQLAPENHAGFKQSTVAEGRAQLCSAENLSGSVEGGKAAPEGTSEAEGPELPLAAEASCTAPAPLQQENAVPPASLRDAEKSRQPAGCLEMVPRSEGSAPAERSLENLQKPTGNTEHPESSEMERKAGVCARGVDPESLMSLERKKQGPASSAGAAAENFPAYSDREPDPSGAGISTGGVRESDLGDAATTEENNLITEGTAEPVSSEEDVSCQPEHCQDPEPNEEGKNEYSGPDTAKSISDVAASALVPRGSYSCEKLPENFNVLPGENQETRVPGNLMHDIRSQNDTEMIQDEPGNRKCLETSESTQDPQQEKKGTTHGLMDYLKNEASQNGCLQTDCQLESGNMTEGNIKENSGTVLSTVKAGNEKTGDIPETGTARMLVTGEGGLALNTRTEELQTELCKNPSAPTAGMEQAECSECADLPGAANQPGEMNSEHEGSPQDATRKLSPLAFMEPTTLDLSKLPDVAVAGLPTESPPGPGDDIQLAAALDPSEQPLPVPAAYGNVEPGDAAELTAASTSKPDSCDEADKLVSGDVPSAVAPGEGVELPPQESEGFAEEIKRSSDSEEAFETPESTTPVKAPPSPPQPPPEAAAAVVADLAEQEIKPQLSLEDAGLSSETVPVADVSHSESVEESPFRPASHSFSTVFDEDKPIASSGTYNLDFDNIELVDSLHALGPSSPESKNRDPKANVRRKSTDSVPVSKSTLSRSLSLQASDFDGASYLGNNETLAPAADAYGTGSSSASSTLKRTKKSRPASLKKKPSAKKSLDAPPVKETPQEPSDLDQAASAPGEDKPTSDAKADSVKPECTEPSKISAEKQEAPAVPEGSYPLDPDSFEGISAFSTGGSKVQNSPPASKKTLPLTTAPEAVEVTPPDTGGQEDPPVKGVAVRLEFDYSEEKGIGEDPQESTPPKKAGKKPGAKMPLRRPKTKKSVEKLDNVPTTPTKTPTDPNEIPITKGSYTFDIDKWDDPNFNPFSSSTKMQESPKLPQQTYSFEPDMCEDSIDPFKSSSKIASSPTKSPASFEIPASANETNGTDGDSLNKPAKKKKTPLKTVKKSPKRSPLSDPPSQDPTPLPTPETPPVISTVVHATDEEKLASSVTSQKWTCMTVDLNTDKQDYPQPSDLSTFVNETKFSSPTEELEYGNSYEIEYMEKIGSSVPQDDSTSKKQSLYLMFDAQQESPVKSPPIRLSDSTTPCSGSSFEDPEAQQSSGIKIQHPASRVLTTSQEAHLQSPDKSKQKDLEPMTLGTTPEAIEITSPEDSFVSADALLNRISKKTSICDQPEYLDPDLAEKNPPVFAQKLQREPAIPADVSISKSALYSRIGTSDAESTTSLLYPQQDLDSALRLARAEIVAKEREVSEWKEKYEESRREVMEMRKIVSEYEKTIAQMIEDEQREKSVSHHTVQQLIVEKEQALADLNSVEKSLADLFRRYEKMKEVLEGFRKNEEVLKKCAQEYLSRVKKEEQRYQALKIHAEEKLDRANAEIAQVRGKAQQEQAAYQASLRKEQLKVDALERTLEQKNKEIEELTKICDELIAKMGKS